A DNA window from Grus americana isolate bGruAme1 chromosome 27, bGruAme1.mat, whole genome shotgun sequence contains the following coding sequences:
- the LOC129197012 gene encoding olfactory receptor 14C36-like has protein sequence MEGDHVNRAMRDQMSNGSSVNQFLLLAFADTWELQLLHFWLFLGIYLAALLANGLIITAIACDHHLHTPMYFFLLNLSILDLGCISTTVPKSMANSLWDTRAISYTGCAAQLFSLIFLIAAEYSLLTVMAYDRYVAICQPLHYRTLLGSRACVHMAAAAWGSGFLYAVLHTANTFSIPLCHGNAVEQFFCEVPQILKLSCSDAYLRETKVIVVSICVAFGCFVFIVLSYVQIFRAVLRIPSEQGRHKAFSMCLPHLAVVSLFISTGMFAYLKPPSISSPSLDLVVAVLYSVVPPAVNPLIYSMRNQELKEAIRKVISWKFLSCGKLPISLHK, from the exons atggagggagatCACGTAAACCGGGCA ATGAGGGACCAAATGTCCAATGGAAGCTCTGTCaaccagttcctcctcctggccttCGCAGACacatgggagctgcagctcttgcacttctggctcttcctgggcatctacctggctgctctcctggccaatggcctcatcatcactgccatagcctgcgaccaccacctccacacccccatgtacttcttcctcctcaacctctccatcctcGACCTGGGCTGCATCTCCACAACTGTGCCCAAATCCATGGCCAACTcgctctgggacaccagggccatctcctacacaggatgtgctgcccagctcttttCTCTTATCTTCTTGATTGCAGCTGAGTATTCTctcctcactgtcatggcctatgaccgctatgttgccatctgccaacccctgcactacaggaccctcctgggcagcagagcttgtgtccacatggcagcagctgcctggggcagtgggtttctctatgctgtgctgcacacggccaatacattttctataccactctgccatggTAATGCTGTAgaacagttcttctgtgaagttccccagatcctcaagctctcctgctcagatgcctacctcagggagaCTAAGGTTATTGTTGTTAGTATATGTGTAGcatttggctgttttgttttcattgtgttgtcctatgtgcagatcttcagggccgtgctgaggatcccctctgagcagggacggcacaaagccttttccatgtgcctccctcacctggccgtggtctccttgtttatcagcactggcatgtttgcctacctgaagcccccctccatctcctccccatccctggacctggtggtggcagttctgtactcggtggtgcctccagcagtgaaccctctcatctacagcatgaggaaccaggagctcaaggaggccATTAGGAAAGTGATTTCATGGAAGTTTCTTAGTTGCGGTAAACTTCCCATCTCTCTTCACAAGTGA
- the LOC129196974 gene encoding olfactory receptor 14J1-like, translating to LHYGTLLGSRACVHMAAAAWGSGFLYAVLHMANTFSIPLCQGNALDQFCELPQILKLSCSDSEYLREVGLIILSCFLVFGCFIFIVLSYVQIFRAVLRIPSEQGWHKAFSTCLPHLAVVSLVVSTAIFAHLKPPSISSPSLDLVVAVLYSVRPDWN from the exons ctgcactacgggaccctcctgggcagcagagcttgtgtccacatggcagcagctgcctggggcagtgggtttctctatgctgtgctgcacatggccaatacattttctataccactctgccagggtaatGCCCTGGACCA attctGTGAactcccccagatcctcaagctctcctgctcagactcagagtacctcagggaagttgggcttattatattaagctgttttttagtttttggttgttttattttcattgtgctgtcctatgtgcagatcttcagggctgtgctgaggatcccctctgagcagggatggcacaaagccttttccacgtgcctccctcacctggctgtggtctccctggttgtcagcactgccatatttgctcacctgaagcccccctccatctcctccccatccctggacctggtggtggcagttctgtactcagtg AGACCAGACTGGAACTAG
- the LOC129196973 gene encoding antigen WC1.1-like has product MGMEGLLSPQVLWLLLWLQLCRGAAEVRLENGGGCCAGRVEVKQEGQWGTMCDDLWDIDDAAVVCKQLGCGSAVKAHEYRYFGPGSGPIWMFDVQCHGTESALSDCRNKERSQQYCDHSEDAGVTCSAAPRTAAPTPRADPTRGRPTGSGRVSLPVIICIILGALLCLLLALLAGQVWSARAGRRGSERAWEPFPEALYEEISYSPAWEKQARFSGSGSCSEGSLTKVQPQPGDSEEEDGPGSAPDVPVGPRGDPADGYDDAREVF; this is encoded by the exons GGGCTGCGGAGGTGAGGCTGGAAAATGGTGGTGGATGCTGTGCTGGAAGAGTGGAGGTGAAACAAGAGGGCCAGTGGGGGACCATGTGTGATGACTTATGGGACATAGATGATGCTGCAGTGGTTTGtaagcagctgggctgtgggtcTGCTGTTAAAGCTCATGAGTACAGATACTTTGGGCCAGGGTCTGGCCCCATTTGGATGTTTGATGTTCAGTGTCACGGCACTGAGTCTGCCCTGTCTGactgcagaaacaaagaaaggtCTCAACAATACTGCGATCACAGTGAGGATGCTGGAGTGACATGTTCAG ctgcacccaggacagcagcaccaaCCCCCCGAGCAG ATCCCACCCGGGGCCGTCCAACGGGCAGCGGGAGAGTCTCATTGCCCGTCATCATCTGCATCATCCTGGGAGcccttctctgcctgctcctggccctcCTGGCCGGGCAAGTGTGGAGCGCTAGGGCTGGGCGCAGAG GCTCCGAGAGAGCTTGGGAGCCCTTCCCTGAGGCCCTGTACGAGGAGATCAGTTACAGCCCGGCGTGGGAGAAGCAGGCGAGGTTCAGCGGCTCAG GCTCCTGTTCAGAGGGATCCCTGACCaaggtgcagccccagcctggggacagtgaggaggaggatggtccAGGGTCAGCCCCAG aCGTCCCTGTCGGGCCCAGAGGTGACCCAGCGGATGGCTATGATGATGCCAGGGAGGTTTTCTGA